In Harmonia axyridis chromosome 6, icHarAxyr1.1, whole genome shotgun sequence, a single window of DNA contains:
- the LOC123683403 gene encoding serine/threonine-protein kinase Tor — MSSAAMDSFISGLKSKNAETRNRTANDLSQYLKTELREATPDEINNFCDEFNHHIFKMVSSPDVNEKMGGLLAIMCLTGADFGNMTTRISRFANYLRNLIPSSDVGVMELAAKTMGRLALVFSGSKASEYVEFEVKRAFEWLGRDRVESRRHAAVLILKELAITVPTYFYQQVSPFFDSIFYAVQDPKACIREDAVEALRAALVVTAQRETARQNQNPLWYKQCYDEFCKLLNIDKGERIKDERVHGALLIMNELLRCSNATWEKKYKNMVDITDPRTKSKDNVIYMDKKLPKLRSYNLFDNAEDSIPIVESLVCQHLLMEKFEYVCTDVLAQRGSRSVHVQQTILTLLPRMAAFNRRLFVTEFLNVSMNHLFAMIRGRDRDRGSCFVTLGLIALAVEDDVEPYLERIMEFVKMALPRIDTLSRKKTYVDSSIFKCVTFLAHATDRHDKMDVPNLLEQMLSSGLTPSLTICLRELAKKIPPEKEKISVGLLKMLSTILLTKALVHPGMPGQLIMQYSGLGNVSETSDSQMLILALNTLGTFDFKNQNLVQFVQRCANYYTTHESQDVRLEAVKTTCRLLKKILQAQPEDPNKTVVEAVAKVLERLLVVGVTDTDPSVRFGVLTSMDPAFDAVLGQADVLTYLFVAMQDEVFEIREVALFIYGRLSTKNPAYIIPSLRKILIQFLTELEHSGLTRNREQAAKMLDRLVVSSPQLVRPYVEPVLKSLVPKLKHCDLLTPGVTLSMLYAVGDLAEVTGDGNELQNWMSDLMTILLEMLGDASDSDKRGAALKTLGQLVGATGHIIQPYTRYPNLLDVLINFLKTEQQRSIRRETLRVLGLLGALDPYRHKINRGEIDCQRETPALIAMADKSEDVTDLTSSEMLVNMSQNTLEEYYLAIAIATLMKILKDPTLFQHHTMVVQAVTFIFKSLGIKCVPYIPKVVPSLLNAAKNPDVGFREFLFQQLAQLIVIVKQHIRNYLDDITALIDDYWTPESPIQPTLILLVEHLAMALGTEFKVYLPNLMPQMLRVLNHDTSKDRLYTMKLLLMLPSFGNNLSDYLHLILPPIVKLFDAKDCPTNVSKQALKTVEEMAESLDMSDFASRIIHPIVRKLENCPELRQQAMETTCAVMLRMGKKFNMFIPLVQNTLHKHKLSHHKFDILVSKLQSRTTMADDIDFPVVGQRTRMRNNDVGVTSDATLNKSLKVSESELQKAWTPVRRVSKEDWLEWLRRLSIELLIQSPIPALRSCLSLAQSYSQLPRDLFNAAFVSCWNELSDAKQAELIGCLEKALTVPDVPEITQTILNLAEFMDHCDKGPLPLDQHLLGEHAMRSRAYAKALHYKEEEFLKNPNSTVVEALISINNKLQQKEAAEGLLQTVVQKCGETEVQIRWHEKLHNWTHALDLYKEKLEKEPFEQEACLGTMRCLEALGEWKDLHDTVENKFENLDENNKHKACRLAASASFGLLNFRSMERYVSMIPKDTQEGSFYRAILAIHKNQYELAQIYIDNTRDLLDTELTAMAGESYQRAYGAMVQVQILAELEEVMQYRLVPERRPTLQSMWWQRLQSGQRLPEDWQKILLVQSLVLSPHENIHAWLKYASLCRKNESLRLSHKTFVMLLGEDPEINPAFVIPHNRPYLVYAYAKHLWTAEKKERAYHLLGNFVKDFVKSNFMANEMLLTDKQNLLARCYLKLGNWQESLEGVSKDSIAPILKCYQQATDFDPSWYKAWHAWAYMNFESVLFYKNRPENSNEKHSEISYAVLAVQGFFKSIKLSRGSSLQDTLRLLTLWFDYGHSSEIYDAMVDGIRQVEKNTWLQVIPQLIARIDTPRLLVSRLIHHLLIDIGKTHPQALVYPLTVATKSNSSQRRNAANKILKSMSEHSPVLVNQAKTASEELIRVAILWHEMWHEGLEEASRLYFGERNAKAMLRILEPLHAIMDRGPQTLKETSFTQAYGRDLSEAHNWCQKYKSTSNTRDLNQAWDLYYHVFRRISRQLPQLTSLELQYVSPNLQEFKNLELAVPGSYSPGQPIIRIQYIHRSLEVITSKQRPRKLKIRGSDGKDYMFLLKGHEDLRQDERVMQLFGLVNTLLLKDPDTFRRNLTIQRYAVIPLNTNSGLIGWVPHCDTLHTLIRDYRDKKKILLNIEHRIMLRMAPDYDHLTVIQKVEVFEHALEHTHGDDLAKLLWLKSPSSEVWFDRRTNYTRSLAVMSMVGYILGLGDRHPSNLMLDRLSGKILHIDFGDCFEVAMTRDKFPEKIPFRLTRMLVNAMEVTHIEGTYRRTCESVMSVLRRNKDSLMAVLEAFVYDPLLNWRLLDSNTRFKSAEIESVSSGSIQDAELLEPLSIRKASPSSEFAAAAPPGSVQPEALNRKAVVITNRVKDKLTGRDFGPEEVLSVQKQVDLLIRQATSNENLCQCYIGWCPFW, encoded by the exons ATGTCTTCTGCCGCTATGGATAGTTTCATTTCTGGATTGAAATCCAAGAATGCCGAAACACGAAATAGAACAGCAAACGACCTCTCCCAATACCTCAAAACTGAACTACGTGAAGCAACTccagatgaaatcaacaatttcTGCGATGAGTTCAATCATCACATCTTCAAAATGGTCTCTAGTCCCGacgtgaatgaaaaaatgggtGGCCTATTGGCTATAA TGTGCCTTACTGGAGCCGACTTTGGTAACATGACAACAAGAATATCCCGATTTGCCAACTACCTAAGAAATCTCATTCCTTCAAGCGATGTTGGCGTGATGGAACTAGCAGCTAAAACGATGGGAAGACTTGCTTTGGTATTTTCAGGTTCCAAAGCTTCTGAATATGTTGAATTCGAAGTCAAACGAGCGTTTGAATGGTTGGGAAGGGATCGTGTAGAG AGTCGGAGACATGCGGCGGTATTGATACTCAAAGAATTGGCCATTACAGTTCCTACTTATTTTTATCAGCAAGTTTCTCCATTTTTTGATTCGATTTTTTACGCTGTTCAAGACCCTAAGGCTTGTATAAGGGAAGATGCTGTTGAGGCCTTAAGGGCTGCTTTGGTTGTTACCGCTCAGAGAGAAACTGCAAGGCAAAACCAAAACCCTTTGTG GTACAAACAGTGCTATGACGAATTCTGCAAGCTCCTCAACATTGACAAGGGCGAGAGGATAAAGGATGAACGAGTCCACGGCGCCCTGCTCATAATGAACGAGCTATTGCGATGTTCCAACGCAACCTGGGAAAAAAAATACAAGAACATGGTCGACATCACAGATCCCAGGACCAAGTCCAAGGACAATGTGATCTACATGGACAAGAAGCTGCCGAAACTGAGAAGTTACAACCTGTTCGATAACGCCGAAGACAGCATCCCAATTGTAGAATCGCTGGTATGTCAGCACCTGCTCATGGAGAAATTCGAGTACGTCTGCACGGATGTGTTGGCACAGAGGGGATCCAG GAGCGTCCACGTGCAGCAGACCATACTGACGCTGCTGCCCAGAATGGCCGCCTTCAACCGCAGGCTCTTCGTCACCGAGTTCCTCAACGTCTCCATGAACCACCTGTTCGCCATGATAAGGGGCAGGGACAGAGACAGGGGCAGCTGCTTCGTGACCCTGGGACTCATAGCCCTGGCCGTAGAAGACGACGTCGAGCCGTATCTAGAGCGGataatggaattcgtgaagatGGCCCTGCCCAGGATCGACACCCTGTCCAGGAAGAAGACGTACGTCGACTCCTCGATCTTCAAGTGCGTCACCTTCCTGGCCCACGCGACCGACCGTCACGACAAGATGGACGTGCCGAACCTGCTCGAGCAGATGCTGTCCAGCGGACTCACGCCCTCGCTCACCATCTGCCTGAGGGAGCTGGCCAAGAAGATACCGCCGGAGAAGGAGAAGATCAGCGTCGGCCTGCTGAAGATGCTGTCCACGATACTGCTCACCAAGGCGTTGGTGCATCCGGGCATGCCCGGTCAGCTGATCATGCAGTATTCGGGTTTGGGTAACGTAAGCGAGACCAGCGACTCGCAGATGTTGATACTGGCGCTGAACACGCTGGGCACGTTCGATTTCAAGAACCAGAACCTGGTGCAGTTCGTGCAGAGGTGCGCCAACTATTACACCACTCATGAGTCGCAG GACGTCCGCCTGGAAGCCGTCAAGACGACGTGCCGCCTGCTGAAGAAGATCCTGCAGGCGCAGCCGGAAGATCCCAACAAGACCGTGGTGGAAGCGGTAGCCAAAGTGCTGGAGCGTCTCTTGGTGGTGGGTGTGACCGACACGGATCCGAGCGTTCGTTTCGGCGTCCTGACGTCGATGGACCCCGCTTTCGACGCCGTGCTGGGTCAGGCGGACGTCCTAACCTACCTGTTCGTCGCGATGCAGGACGAGGTGTTCGAGATCAGGGAGGTGGCGCTCTTCATCTACGGTCGACTGAGCACCAAGAATCCGGCCTACATAATACCGTCCCTCAGGAAGATCCTGATCCAGTTCCTGACCGAGCTGGAGCATTCCGGCCTGACCAGGAATAGGGAGCAGGCGGCCAAGATGCTGGACAGGCTGGTCGTCAGTTCTCCCCAATTGGTTAGGCCCTATGTGGAACCGGTGCTTAAG tcTCTAGTACCCAAACTAAAACACTGCGATCTATTAACGCCAGGGGTGACCCTCTCGATGCTTTACGCTGTCGGAGACCTAGCCGAGGTGACCGGCGACGGCAACGAGCTCCAGAACTGGATGTCCGACCTGATGACCATCCTGCTGGAGATGCTCGGAGACGCGTCGGACTCCGACAAGAGGGGCGCCGCCCTCAAGACCCTGGGTCAGCTTGTGGGCGCCACCGGGCACATAATACAGCCCTACACCAGGTACCCGAACCTGCTCGACGTGCTCATCAACTTCCTGAAGACGGAACAGCAGAGGTCCATCAGGAGGGAGACGCTCAGGGTGCTTGGTCTGCTCGGCGCGCTGGACCCCTATAG GCACAAGATAAACAGAGGCGAGATCGACTGCCAGCGCGAGACTCCAGCTCTAATCGCGATGGCGGACAAAAGCGAGGACGTCACCGACTTGACGTCCAGCGAAATGCTGGTCAACATGTCCCAGAACACCCTCGAGGAGTACTATCTGGCCATCGCCATAGCCACGCTGATGAAGATCCTGAAAGACCCCACCCTGTTCCAACACCACACGATGGTGGTGCAAGCGGTCACCTTCATCTTCAAAAGTCTGGGTATCAAGTGCGTGCCCTACATACCCAAAGTAGTTCCGAGCCTGCTGAACGCGGCCAAGAATCCGGACGTCGGGTTCAGGGAGTTTCTGTTCCAGCAGTTGGCGCAACTGATCGTCATCGTAAAGCAGCACATCAGAAATTATCTGGACGACATCACCGCCCTGATTGACGATTACTGGACGCCGGAGAGTCCCATCCAGCCTACTTTGATCTTGCTCGTGGAGCATTTAGCCATGGCCTTGGGTACCGAGTTCAAGGTGTACCTCCCGAACTTAATGCCCCAGATGCTAAGGGTTCTGAATCACGACACGTCCAAAGACAGGCTCTACACCATGAAGCTGCTGCTGATGCTGCCCAGCTTCGGCAACAACCTCTCCGATTACCTGCACCTGATCCTACCGCCCATCGTCAAGCTGTTCGACGCCAAAGACTGTCCGACCAACGTGTCCAAGCAGGCGCTGAAGACGGTCGAGGAGATGGCGGAGAGCCTGGACATGTCCGATTTCGCCTCCAGGATCATCCATCCGATCGTGAGGAAGCTGGAGAACTGCCCGGAACTTCGGCAGCAAGCCATGGAGACGACGTGCGCCGTGATGCTCCGCATGGGCAAGAAGTTCAACATGTTCATACCGCTGGTGCAGAACACGCTGCACAAGCACAAGCTGAGCCACCACAAGTTCGACATCCTGGTGTCCAAGCTGCAGTCGAGGACCACGATGGCGGACGACATCGATTTCCCGGTGGTGGGGCAGCGGACGAGGATGAGGAACAACGACGTGGGCGTGACCAGCGACGCCACGCTGAACAAGAGCTTGAAGGTGTCGGAATCGGAGCTGCAGAAGGCTTGGACGCCGGTCAGACGAGTGTCCAAGGAGGACTGGCTGGAATGGCTGAGGCGGCTCAGCATAGAGCTGCTGATACAGTCTCCGATACCCGCGCTGCGATCTTGCCTGTCTCTGGCTCAGAGCTATTCCCAATTGCCACGCGATCTTTTCAACGCGGCCTTCGTCAGTTGCTGGAACGAACTGAGCGACGCCAAGCAGGCGGAGCTTATCGGCTGTCTGGAGAAGGCGCTCACCGTTCCGGACGTGCCGGAAATCACCCAGACCATACTGAACCTGGCCGAGTTCATGGATCACTGCGATAAGGGACCGCTTCCATTGGACCAGCACCTCTTGGGCGAACACGCCATGAGATCGAG AGCTTACGCAAAAGCTCTCCATTACAAAGAGGAGGAATTCCTGAAGAACCCCAACAGCACGGTGGTGGAAGCCCTGATCTCGATCAACAACAAGCTGCAGCAGAAGGAAGCCGCGGAGGGTCTTCTGCAGACCGTGGTGCAGAAGTGCGGCGAGACAGAGGTCCAGATAAGGTGGCACGAGAAGCTGCACAACTGGACCCACGCCCTGGATCTGTACAAGGAGAAACTGGAGAAGGAACCGTTCGAGCAAGAAGCTTGTCTAGGTACCATGAG GTGCTTGGAAGCTCTTGGAGAATGGAAAGATTTGCATGATACGGTGGagaataaattcgaaaatttggaTGAGAACAACAAACACAAGGCCTGTAGGCTTGCTGCTTCGGCTTCATTTGGTTTGCTTAATTTTAGATCGATGGAAAG ATACGTCTCGATGATACCAAAGGACACACAGGAGGGCTCCTTTTACAGGGCCATACTGGCCATACATAAGAACCAGTACGAACTGGCACAAATTTACATCGATAACACAAGAGACCTCTTAGACACCGAACTGACGGCCATGGCGGGAGAATCTTATCAAAGGGCATACGGAGCGATGGTACAGGTGCAGATTCTGGCGGAACTCGAGGAGGTCATGCAGTACAGGTTGGTTCCGGAGAGGAGGCCCACCCTGCAGTCCATGTGGTGGCAGAGGCTCCAATCTGGCCAACGGTTGCCCGAGGACTGGCAAAAGATTCTGCTG GTGCAGTCTCTGGTATTATCACCCCACGAGAACATCCACGCGTGGTTGAAGTACGCCTCTCTGTGCCGCAAGAACGAATCGCTCAGGCTCTCCCACAAGACGTTCGTGATGTTGTTGGGGGAGGATCCAGAGATAAACCCCGCCTTCGTCATACCCCACAACCGCCCCTATCTGGTTTATGCCTACGCGAAACACCTTTGGACGGCCGAGAAGAAAGAAAGGGCTTACCATTTGCTCGGGAACTTCGTCAAGGACTTCGTGAAGTCGAACTTTATGGCTAACGAAATGCTTCTGACCGACAAGCAAAACCTGCTGGCCAG GTGTTATTTGAAGTTGGGCAATTGGCAAGAGTCTCTTGAAGGTGTGAGTAAAGATTCGATAGCACCCATACTGAAATGTTATCAACAAGCCACAGATTTTGATCCTTCCTGGTATAAAGCATGGCACGCTTGGGCCTACATGAATTTTGAATCGGTTTTATTCTACAAGAACAGACCTGAGAATAGCAATGAGAAGCATTCTGAAATATCTTACGCTGTGCTGGCAGTTCAAGGATTTTTCAA ATCCATCAAATTGTCCAGAGGAAGCTCCCTCCAGGACACCCTGAGATTGCTCACCCTCTGGTTCGACTACGGCCACTCGTCGGAGATCTACGACGCCATGGTCGACGGCATACGCCAGGTGGAGAAGAACACCTGGCTCCAGGTCATTCCCCAGCTCATAGCCAGGATCGACACGCCCCGGCTTCTGGTGTCGCGTCTCATCCACCACCTGCTGATAGACATCGGCAAGACTCATCCCCAGGCCCTCGTCTATCCCCTTACCGTCGCGACGAAGAGCAACTCGTCCCAGCGTCGCAACGCCGCCAACAAGATCCTGAAGAGCATGAGCGAGCACTCGCCCGTCCTCGTCAACCAGGCGAAAACCGCCTCCGAGGAGCTGATCAGGGTGGCCATCCTCTGGCACGAGATGTGGCACGAGGGACTGGAGGAGGCGTCCAGACTGTACTTCGGCGAGAGGAACGCCAAGGCGATGCTGCGGATACTGGAACCGCTGCACGCCATCATGGACCGGGGACCGCAGACCCTCAAGGAGACCAGCTTCACGCAGGCGTACGGCAGGGATCTGAGCGAGGCGCACAACTGGTGTCAGAAGTACAAGTCGACGAGCAACACGCGCGACCTCAACCAGGCCTGGGATCTGTACTATCACGTGTTCCGGAGGATCAGCAGGCAGCTGCCGCAACTTACGTCTTTGGAGCTCCAGTACGTGTCGCCCAACCTGCAGGAGTTCAAGAATCTGGAGCTGGCAGTCCCTGGCAGCTATTCGCCCGGACAACCTATCATCAGGATACAGTACATCCACAG ATCTCTGGAGGTCATAACGTCCAAGCAAAGACCCAGAAAGTTGAAGATCAGAGGATCCGACGGCAAGGACTACATGTTCCTGCTGAAAGGTCACGAGGACCTGAGGCAGGACGAGAGGGTGATGCAGCTGTTCGGCCTGGTGAACACGCTGCTCCTGAAGGACCCCGACACCTTCCGAAGGAACCTCACCATCCAGCGCTACGCCGTCATCCCGCTAAACACCAACTCAGGCCTGATCGGGTGGGTGCCGCACTGCGATACTCTGCACACCCTCATTCGAGATTACAGGGACAAGAAGAAGATCCTGCTGAACATAGAGCACAGGATCATGCTGAGGATGGCGCCCGACTACGATCATCTCACCGTCATCCAGAAGGTGGAGGTGTTCGAACACGCGCTGGAACACACCCACGGCGACGATCTGGCCAAACTGCTGTGGCTGAAGAGCCCCAGCTCGGAGGTGTGGTTCGACAGGCGTACCAACTACACGCGATCGCTGGCGGTGATGTCGATGGTCGGCTACATCCTAGGTCTGGGCGATCGCCATCCTTCCAACCTCATGCTGGATCGACTGAGCGGCAAGATCCTGCACATAGATTTCGGCGATTGCTTCGAGGTGGCCATGACCAGGGACAAGTTCCCCGAGAAGATCCCGTTCCGGTTGACCAGGATGCTGGTGAACGCCATGGAGGTGACCCACATAGAGGGCACCTACAGGAGGACCTGCGAGTCCGTGATGAGCGTGCTGAGGCGGAACAAGGACAGCCTGATGGCCGTGCTGGAGGCCTTCGTCTACGACCCGTTGCTCAACTGGAGACTGTTGGACTCCAACACCAGGTTCAAGTCGGCCGAGATCGAGTCCGTGTCCTCGGGTTCGATCCAGGACGCTGAACTTCTGGAACCGTTGAGCATCAGGAAGGCGTCGCCGTCGTCAGAGTTCGCCGCCGCCGCGCCTCCCGGTTCCGTACAGCCGGAGGCGCTGAACAGGAAGGCGGTCGTGATAACGAACAGGGTGAAGGACAAGTTGACGGGTAGGGACTTTGGGCCGGAAGAGGTGTTGAGCGTGCAGAAACAGGTGGATCTGCTGATCAGACAGGCTACGAGCAACGAGAACCTGTGTCAGTGTTATATCGGTTGGTGTCCTTTCTGGTGA